In Treponema primitia ZAS-1, a single window of DNA contains:
- a CDS encoding PKD domain-containing protein: protein ALTALTGMTASVTYTGASISPDPTTARSYVSPVPFTVTAADGSTQDYTVTVTIAAASTAKEITAFTITSPVSASGTVNETE, encoded by the coding sequence CGGCGCTTACCGCGCTTACCGGCATGACCGCTTCGGTCACCTATACGGGCGCATCTATTAGCCCGGACCCCACAACGGCACGGAGTTACGTAAGCCCGGTACCATTTACCGTTACTGCTGCGGATGGGTCAACCCAGGATTACACGGTAACCGTAACAATAGCGGCGGCGTCTACCGCCAAGGAAATTACCGCCTTTACCATTACCAGCCCGGTTTCGGCATCCGGGACGGTGAATGAAACGGAA